A single region of the Wenzhouxiangella sp. XN24 genome encodes:
- the dnaN gene encoding DNA polymerase III subunit beta, whose product MKFSAPRETLLEPLQAVIGVVERRQTMPVLANILLVAKEGAGLAVTATDLEVELVASVDVTVDTGGEITVPGRKLLDICRALPDGASVVFTLSGDKVTVRSGRSRFTLSTLPAEEFPTVEDINAQQQVVLPQAQLRRLIEKTQFSMANQDVRYYLNGMLLEIAGPIVRSVATDGHRLALCELTVAEADSTPQQVILPRKGVLELQRLIREDGECTLEIGTNHLRVALGGIRLTSKLIDGRFPDYDRVIPKQSEAPMLADRVLLADGLNRIRILANEKYKGVRVELKAGSVVVQAHNPEQEEAEEEIEVQYEGPEMQIGFNVEYLIAALRALDAESVRLEFRDSASSCLIQDPERRDCKYVVMPMRL is encoded by the coding sequence ATGAAGTTCAGCGCCCCCAGAGAGACCTTGCTCGAACCGCTCCAGGCCGTCATCGGTGTGGTCGAAAGACGACAGACCATGCCGGTACTGGCCAATATCCTTCTGGTCGCAAAAGAAGGGGCCGGCCTGGCGGTGACGGCCACCGACCTGGAGGTCGAGCTGGTCGCTTCGGTTGATGTGACAGTCGACACGGGCGGCGAGATCACTGTGCCGGGACGGAAACTGCTGGACATCTGTCGGGCGCTGCCGGATGGAGCATCGGTGGTATTCACCCTCTCGGGTGACAAGGTGACGGTCCGTTCCGGGCGAAGCCGCTTCACCTTGTCCACTTTGCCGGCCGAGGAGTTTCCCACGGTCGAAGACATCAACGCACAACAGCAGGTGGTCCTCCCACAGGCACAGTTGAGACGCCTGATCGAGAAAACGCAGTTCTCCATGGCGAACCAGGACGTCCGCTATTACCTGAACGGCATGCTGCTGGAGATCGCGGGGCCGATCGTGCGAAGTGTAGCCACGGACGGGCATCGCCTCGCGTTGTGCGAACTGACGGTGGCGGAAGCCGATTCGACGCCCCAACAGGTCATCCTGCCGCGCAAAGGCGTGCTGGAATTGCAGCGGCTGATCCGCGAGGACGGCGAATGCACGTTGGAGATCGGCACCAATCACCTGCGCGTCGCGCTCGGTGGTATCCGCCTGACCTCGAAGCTGATCGACGGCCGCTTCCCTGATTACGATCGCGTGATCCCGAAACAGAGCGAAGCGCCGATGCTCGCCGACCGGGTATTGCTTGCCGACGGCCTGAATCGGATCAGGATCCTGGCGAACGAGAAGTACAAAGGCGTGCGCGTGGAGCTGAAAGCGGGCAGCGTGGTCGTCCAGGCGCACAATCCCGAGCAGGAAGAGGCGGAGGAAGAGATCGAGGTCCAGTACGAAGGCCCCGAGATGCAGATCGGTTTCAACGTCGAATACCTCATCGCGGCCTTGCGCGCGCTCGACGCCGAGTCGGTCCGGCTCGAGTTCCGGGATTCCGCAAGCAGTTGCCTGATCCAGGATCCGGAACGGCGGGACTGCAAGTACGTGGTGATGCCGATGCGGCTCTAG
- the recF gene encoding DNA replication/repair protein RecF has product MGLKRLSISGFRCFDRADLEPSAGVNVVVGPNASGKTSLLEAMFLLGRGRSFRAARKQAMIRETAAELQVVGRLGDGRSVGIEVSKDGWTARAAGEPVTQLAELASLLPIQVMDPEIHRLVQEGPGERRRYIDWATFHVEHEFLETWRKYQRALRQRNAALRSRQPDSMIQPWEQALGESGTALDRYRAEAVAQLAAPVNAAAERLLGTPLGLEYRPGQPLGTTLSSALAEHRERDRKAGTTQIGPHRAELSLLLDGHKARGWVSRGQQKLVAAALVLGQAQLLAPYWDDRGVLLVDDPAAELDADRCERLLTLIGEMPFQVFVTSLDPGSLPGLTPEAVFHVEQGEVVRVV; this is encoded by the coding sequence ATGGGGCTGAAGCGCCTCTCGATCAGCGGATTCCGATGTTTCGACCGGGCAGACCTCGAGCCGTCGGCGGGCGTCAACGTGGTGGTCGGGCCCAATGCTTCGGGGAAGACCAGCCTGCTGGAGGCGATGTTTCTCCTGGGACGGGGCCGCTCATTCAGGGCTGCGCGTAAACAGGCGATGATCCGGGAGACGGCCGCCGAGTTGCAGGTCGTGGGCAGGCTTGGCGATGGCCGCTCGGTCGGTATCGAGGTGAGCAAGGACGGGTGGACGGCGCGGGCGGCCGGGGAGCCCGTGACGCAACTCGCGGAACTGGCGAGCCTTTTACCAATCCAGGTGATGGACCCGGAGATTCACCGGTTGGTCCAGGAAGGACCGGGCGAGCGCAGGCGCTATATCGACTGGGCGACGTTCCACGTGGAACATGAGTTCCTCGAGACCTGGCGAAAATATCAACGTGCCCTGCGGCAACGGAACGCGGCATTGCGTTCGCGCCAGCCCGATTCGATGATTCAACCGTGGGAACAGGCGCTCGGCGAAAGCGGCACGGCGCTGGACCGTTACCGTGCGGAGGCCGTGGCGCAACTGGCAGCGCCCGTGAACGCTGCCGCGGAACGCCTGCTCGGTACGCCGCTCGGTCTGGAATATCGGCCCGGCCAGCCATTGGGGACGACGCTCTCGTCGGCGCTGGCGGAGCATCGGGAGCGGGATCGCAAGGCCGGCACCACACAGATTGGCCCCCATCGCGCTGAGCTGTCCTTGCTGTTGGACGGGCACAAGGCCCGGGGCTGGGTGTCCAGGGGCCAGCAGAAACTGGTGGCGGCGGCCCTGGTCCTCGGGCAGGCGCAGCTCCTGGCCCCTTACTGGGACGACCGCGGCGTCCTGCTGGTCGACGATCCCGCGGCCGAACTGGATGCGGACCGGTGCGAACGTTTGCTGACCCTGATCGGGGAGATGCCGTTCCAGGTGTTCGTGACGTCGCTGGATCCGGGCAGCCTCCCAGGGCTGACGCCGGAGGCCGTGTTCCACGTGGAACAGGGAGAGGTCGTCCGGGTGGTATAA